The sequence aaaaccagcctggacagcatagtgagactgtctccaccaaaaaaaaagaaaaagaaaaaaattagcagggtttGGTTTTGCAcacctagtcccagctacttaggaggctgaggtagaaggatcgtttaagcctgggagttcgaagctgcagtaagttatgatagtgccagtgcactccagcctgggtgacagaatgaggccccATCTCTGAAGAAGAAGGAgttggagaagaggaagaggaagaggaagaagaggaagaggaagaaggagaaggagaagaagaagaagaggaagaggaagaagaagagaaaagaagaagaaagaacaagaagaaggaggagaaagagggaaggagaagaaatgaatatctgaggctgggtaatttataaagaaaagaggtttattaaTATTTGGTTCATGGTTTTGTGGGcttgtacaagaagcatggcattAGCACCTGATTCTGGTAAGGACTTCAGGAAGCTTCCGATCATGGCAGAAAGAGAAGGGGGGCagacatcacatggcaagagagggagcaagagggagaggggaggaaggtgccaggctcttGTTTTAACAATCAGTTCTCTAGTGAAcgaacagagtgagaactcacttattaccgTGGAGATGGCACAGAGCCATGAttcaaacatctcccaccaggcccaaaGTCCaccactggggatcaaatttcaacatgagacttggaggagacaaacatccaaaGGATATCAACCCCATACCCACTTTCCCCtactgttaacatcttacatgaGTATgatatatttgttacaattaacCAATACTGATACACTGTTATTAGCTGAAGTCCATACTTATTTAGATTTCTGTAGTTTttgcataattttctttttcttttccagtgcCCCATCAAGGGTACCAACTACATTGAGTTGTTATGTCTTTTTAGGTTCCTATTGTTTGTGacaatttctcagactttccttgttttgatGACCTTTTGAGGAGAACTAGTCAGATGTTTTGTAGAATATTCTTCattgggatttgtctgatgtttatCTGATGATTAGATTACAGCTATGGGTTTTGGGGCGGAAGACaacagaggtaaagtgccatttgTGCCACATCATATCCAGGGTACCTGATTTGACTGTTGGAGTTGACTTTCATCACCTGGCTGAGGTCATCAGGTTTGtcagtttctccactgtaaagttacttcACACCGCCCTACCCCTGCCCCGCCACCCCAGCGCTTTCCATAAAACACTCTTGGAAAGGGAATCATGATGTGCAACTCACACTTTCAAAATGGGGAGTTATAGTTCCCCTCCTTGAGGACTGAGTTATCTACCTACAGAATTTGGAATTCTGTATGGGAGATTTATCTTTTCCACCTGTTTGTTCAGTTATTTTTATCGGTATGGACTTGGAGATATTTATTTCCATACTTTTTGTTACATTCCAATATTACCTTATTTATTTTGTCACTTAAATttttccagctttggccattgggagctctttcagttaGCTCCTACCCccaccatttgtgtgtgtgtgtatgtgtggtgtgtgtgtatgtgtgtggggtgtgtgtgtagtgtgtggtgtgtgtgtgtgtagtgtatgtatgtgatgtgtgtgtagtgtgtgtggtgtgtgtgtgtggtgcgtgtggtgtgtgcatgtggtgtgtgcgtgtggtatgtgtgtggtgtgtgtagtgtgtagtgTGTTGTGtaatgtgtgtagtgtgtgtggcatgtgtagTAGGTATGTGTAGAGTGTGtgttgtgtagtgtgtgtgtagagtgtgtgtggcatgtgtgtagtgtgtgtagtgtgtttgtagtgtgtgggtgtgtagtgtgtgtgtaaagtgtgtggtgtggtgtagtgtgtgtggtgtgtgtattgtgtgtgtatagtgtttgtgttgtgtagtgtgtgtggtgtgtatgtgtagtaGGTATGTGTagagtgtgtgtgtagtgtgtgtggcacgtgtgtggtgtgtgtgtggtgtgtgtgtagtaggtatgtgtagagtgtgtgtgttgtgtagtatgtgtgtatagtgtgtgtacagcatgtgtgtggtgtgtgtagtgtgtgtggtgtgtggtgtgtagagTGTGtgttgtgtagtgtgtgtgtagcgtgtagagtgtgtgtggtgtgtgtggtatgtgtgtagtAGGTATGtgtagagtgtgtgtgttttgtagtatgtgtgtgtagtgtgtgtacagcatgtgtgtggtgtgtgtagtgtgtgtgtggtgtgtggtgtgtagagtgtgtgtgttgtgtagtgtgtgtgtagcgtgtagagtgtgtgtggtgtgtgtggtgtgtgtgtagtaggtatgtgtagtgtgtgtgtagagtgtgtgtgtgtagcatttctttactttctggcactatCAGATGCTCCAAGCTCATCTTGTAGTATTTCCTGCCCAAGTCCTATAAACAGCAACTTCTCCAAGGAGCCTTGgatccttttattggagaatggtattagaaaccaaatTTCAGTGCTACGTGTGCTTGTTGCTATGGAGTATCATTGCTTCTAAGCCCTCTCGCCTGACAGtaaggaaatatatgtgtgtatactagcccgtgtgtgtgtgtgtatatatatatataaaactttctaTATGTAATCATCTGCatctatattaagctaaacatgagttcatTCTGGTATCTCCAATTCTAATCTGTTGccacatggatcattctagccTCCTCCTCAGGGGTCATTTTTATCAGAAGCAATGTTGCTTAGTAACATAGCAGACATATGTTTATCTGTTTCTAGGAAACAGAGCTTCCAAAGGTCAAATTCTCATGCAAAAGAGGAAAAGGTTTTGTTAATCCTTTACTTATATTCATCAGTGAGGATCTCCACTGCTCTGAGGATAAAGAACAAATTCCTTCACCAGCAAGGCTCTGCAGTGACCTGACCTGGTAATTCCAGGCTCGTCTCCTACCACGTTCCTTATCGAGCCCTCCATGACAACCACATGGGTCTCCTTCAGCTCTCAAACTCATCACACACTTCCTTCTACCCCAAGTTCTTCGCCTATGCTAGGCCCTCTGCTGGacttctctttcctcccctctttACCTGGCTGCCTTCTACTCATCCTTCTGATCTCAGCTCAACCCACACTTTTACAGGAAGCCATTCCTATCCCCAAGACTAGGTTGGCGTCCTTGTTTGAGGCTTGCACtgtatacttttattttgtaGCACTTACTATAACTGCAATGTTACATTTACTTATCCTTTTCTCCCACTAGAATATGAGCTATTTGAGTGTAGGGATGGAGTCTACCTAGCTGACTAGTGTATAATATTTGcccattttctctgttctttattCAAATGAGCACTTATCCAGAGCTTCCCAGGTGGTAGCCCCTTTTCTAGTGTCTGGGGATACTGCAGGGAGGGAAACAGGCAAAAACCCTCTTCTCTTGGCACTTACTTTTTAGTGGAGGTGGCAATAAGCAGACAGAAACTAATGTCAGTTGGTAAATGCTGTAGAGAAAAATTCAGAGTGAGGGAGTAAAGAGTGCTGGGGCACTGCTATTTTTGAAAGGAGGGCCTGGAATGGTGTCTCTgagaaggtggcatttgagcaaagacttgaaggaagtgagggaagggggtgagggcgggaaatatcagaaagaaaaacatcccaggcagaaggaacagccagCGCAAAGGCTGAGGTTGGACAGCGCATGACTGAGGGAAGGAACAGTGAGTGCTTTAAGGGAGGTATCTCATCTCATTCCCATAAAGCTTCCCACatccatttcacagaagaggaaaccgaGCTCCAGGAGGGGAGTCCTTTACATCAGGGCAGCCAGCTGTgggggtggagctgggatttgaacaagAGTGTGGTGCCAGGGCTagcatccctttgaagtctctaaCAACAGGCCAGGCCTCTGCCAGACTGGGAGGAAACGGAGGCCTTCCCAGCCCTGGTGGACCTGCCCAGGGCTAGGCTATGCTGGTCTTGAAGGCACAGGCATCCATCATCCAGGGTGACTTCCAGTCTCCTGGTTGGTGAGGACTGCACAGAACTTTGGAGGAGGACAGGTTAGGCTCCGCTCATGAGGTGGCCGAGGAGGACATGGCATTCTCATTTGCCTGTCCTTCCACATGGCCAACTTCTGCTGGCCCTCCCACAGCCCTTGAAGGCTGCACATTCCCGTTCCTCATGGACAGAAGTGGACACAGGCTCAGAGGCCAGAAGTACTACCCCAGGCCACACGATTCAGCTGGTCACAGTGTCTTCCCTGAACCTGCACGATTCAGACCAAAGCTTTCTCTGGGGCTGGCGTGTGTTACCCAAAGAGGAAATGTCTCCTTGAATTTGGTACTCTAGGCACTTCACTCGACTCATCTTAACTCCAGCCCAGCCCTGTAAAGGAAGTAAGTGAAAGTCACTCCTATTCACAGCCTGTTCACCCACACCCACCTAGGTCGTTCTAGGCGATCAGACACGGGTCCTGTTCTCCAGGAGCTGCTAATCCGATGGAGGAGGCTGACCCTTAAACAAAATCACGACCGTCAGAGATCAAAGCAAACAGTGCAGGCAAAAGGAGAGCCCAGATggaggggcccctgggatgagtGGGTGTGTGTGCCCAGGGAGGGGTTCCAGGAGAAGAGGCCCCACAACTGGGCCTTGGAGGGTGAGGGTGTGTTTGGCCATTGGCTATGCCCCCAAGAGAACACCCCTCTTGGGCGGGGCACTCCACTGTCCCACAGAGAAAaaattgcagagaaaaggggGAGGGGGCTCGTCAGATTCTTTCTCGCAGCCTTCAGGTGGCGCCCTTGAGCCATGGAGCCGCAAGCGCCAGAGGAGACTGTCCCGACCTAAGGACCTCAGAGAGGACCCGGGGTCCTACCTGGGggctgtggggggtggggggtggggggaaggggaagTGGGAGAGTGGGAGTGAGGAGGGGGCAGGCACCTGGGCTTGGGGCAATAGGGGCTTTCCAGTGGTGTGGAGAGGCAGGCGGCGGGGGAGGGGTGTTCTCCAGCACCCCCCGCCCACCCCGCCCCTACGCCCGGGGACCGCGGGCTCGAAGCCCCAGTTCACTAAGCCCAGGCGCTGGCGATCCAGATCTgcctggaggggaggggaggacgaTGGATTGGAACCCCCGCACCCTCACCCCAGACCATCACACGCCTTCCAGTCCCTCTCTGTGCTAACTCTCCGGGCGTCCTCGCCGGCCGCGGGCGGAGCTCGCTCCGCGGCGCTCGGCGATCCCCGGCCCCCGCCCCTTCTCCTGTCCCTCTGTCCCTGGATCCCCCCCCAGCGGCAGCCACCGCCGCCGTACAGCTCCGCGCGGCGCAAGCAGGTACGTGCGCCTCGGCAGCTGCTCCGGGCCGGGCCGGGAAGGGGGCGGGAGACCGGGAGGGCGAGGCAGTGGCGGCCAGGCCCGCGCCCTCCGGGCTGCGCCGCAGGAGAGACACCCGCAGGCGGACGCCGGCTGCAGGAAGGCGGACGGGCACTGGGAGGACGAACCCTCGCCCGCCGGGCGCCCTTCGCCCCCGcgtggggaggcagggagggaggcccggCACAGGTACGCACGCGGAGAGGGGACTGCCGGGGGGCGGCTGGAGGCCGAGGGCCAGGGGCGGGGAGTGGGGGCGAAGGACAGTTAGCCTGACCTCGCGGCCCGCCGAAGGACATGCGGCCAGGGGACCCGGCCTCCCCGGGCCTCCGCCTGGTCCGATTCGGCCTGCCCTGGCCCGCGCCTATGGTCAAGGGCAGGAGCAGGGGGTGTGGACTACGGGCCGGCGGGAGCGGGCGCAGTGGGCAGCCGGCGTGCTGGGGCTTTCTGCGCGCAACTTTGGGTACAACAGCGTGGACCTGCGTGTGCGTATCTACGCGCCCCAAGGCTTTGTGTACAACTCGTGCGTGTGTCTATCGATTGGGTTTTGTGAAGCTTCATCCACAGCCGCTGTGCGTCCCTCTCTCCGGGTGTCAGTGCGCGCGATGGGTGGGGTATTGGGCCCCTGCGGGTCTTGGTGGATCTGGCTTGAATCTTACTCCCAGGGGCacttaagagagagagagagagagagagagagagagagagagagagagagagagtgtgtgtgtgtgtgtgtgtgtgtactcgcGCGTGCGTGTGACCAGTCCTGCCCCCTCCCAGGGTATGGGTAATCGTGTGGCTGGAAGATCTGAGGGTCACACTACGTGGCTTCTGGGTGTCTGTGGGTACTGCTGTGGGAACAGCTGCTGGGGGAGTGAGTGTGGAACTGGAGTGTTCCTTTCAGGACCTGTCTGACTGCAGATGAAATTAGTGACTGGTGGGGTCGTGGGGTGTGAACGGTGGGCAGGAGCAGCTGTGTCAGTTggtgtgtttctgtttctgtttgggTAATTGGGCACGGCCTTTGTGTAACTGGTGAGTATCTCTGAACCTGTGCATGAAACAGAGAGATGTCCTAACTCTGGGTGAGAGGAATCCTCTTTTTTCTCTGCCCTTTCACTGTGGCATCCTAAGAAAAAAGTTTTGGGGTCCTGCAGCATGAAGGAGAGCCCTGCTCCCAGAATGTGGGAGCCCCAGATTTCTTCCAGGTTATGGAGGCATCAACATGTCAGTCTGGGAAAGGGGTTTCTGGGCCACTCCAGGAGCTGAGTTGGGTGGAAGGTGCTGAGGGTGTGGTTGGGGGCCACTTCTGAGCACCCACATGGCACCCACTGCTGGTACCTGTTTGTGGCTGGGCACTCAGGAAAATGTTTTTGGTGCTAAGAGTAAAAAGCCAACCAACaaacacatcttttttttctgtctattcACTGGAAAGTAAGAGGAGTCTGGGCCCAGGCTGGGGACCCAGATGGAATTGAAACTTATCCCTGCTCTCAAGGTGCTGACGGTTGCTGTTAAACAGCCAGATAAAATGAAGGGTCTATGAGTGAGGGAtgcagagccagggaaggctGGTGGAGTGATGCCACCAGCACAGGGGTATGAGTTTGCAGGTTTGTACGTGATAATAATTCTTAGGGAACCTGCATTCAATTCCTGTCCCACCCTCCCATACAGGCCATGGGATCTTGGCCATGTAAATGGAGACAGTGATTCCGGATcgtggggctggggagggtgaTATGAGATACTCCTGCGTGAAGTGTCGGGTACACGGCTTAACAGCTAGTAGGTGCTTGGTAAACATTTACTAAAATGGGACTCTGGAAAGAGAGATGTAGTGATAGAAACGGGTTGTAAAGGGAAAGGAGCTTTGTACTCACATGAAAGGCCCTATATGTGCTAAGAGGAGGTGTCTGAGGCTAGTCCATATTGACAGGAAGGTCAGAAAGATTGAAAAACATGTCTTCCTGCACTGAGGCTCTTtgagtttcattcattcattccattcaTCCTCACTTCATTTGCTcatatttacacatacacacacacagacagagagagagagagagagagagagagagagacagagagagaaccaCAGTGCACTGGAGAATAAACTCCAACATGAGAATGCAGAGaatcatgtgtgtgtgcatgtatgtgtgtgtagacaCACTGGAGCATGCGAGCCACTTTGCACCTGGGGGTCTCTGTAGTCCGTGGACTTGTGTGCCTAGGGCTCtgagtgtatgtgcatgtgcCCTCAGGCCATCAGTATATACAAAGAATGATGCAGTTCTGCTGTGGATCAGGAATGACACATGCCAGGCAAGgaagggggctgaggtaggaccTGCCAGGGAGAGGCTAGATCTAAGAGCCCCGATTGCCAACTCCAGGTGAGTGTTATAAGGGAACGGGGGCCTAAGGTGGCCAGATTCTTTCATTTTGCAGGAGAAGCCAGGAAtccaacatttaaaatgtaaaatctaaaatcttTTGCTAATTcaccaaaaacaaatgaacaggccaggaacaaaacaaagcaaaacttctGTCAGCCAAATATGGTCCCCGGGCTGTCAGTCAGTATCCTTCAGCGGGAATGCACATGTGCTGTCTGTGTCTGGGTGGGTGTGTGTTCAGGTTCTTGGGTGGGGTAAGTCCTTTTGCAGCACAGACAGTGTCCCTCTTCTCACCTCTCCCTCCTGGTTCCCCTCCTGTGGTCCTAGTCCAGGTCCCCACCCTTTTGTTTACATAAAAGCATTTGGCTTTGACCTAGTCATGGCTCTCCAGTCTGCCCCTTCCTCTTGGCCCTTTCAGCCATGCCATCCCCAACCTGCTGGCTTCCTTGCTGGACCCCCGTCCTCCACTTTGCCCACTCCTATCCCATCAGTCCTCCTTTCTTCTGAAGCCGAGGCAGATGTCAGCACTTCCCGCTCCAGCTCCTCAGCTCGCATGGCTCTCAGGCTCCTTGGCCTGGCTTTCAGAGTCCTTTGTGAGCCGGCCCCAGCTGGCCTCTGAGGCAGTCTGTTCCCCTTTCCAGAATGCCCTCATCACCTTCCATTGCTGGGAAATATCCAATTCATCTTCTGAGATCTGGCTCAAATGCCACCAACTCCCAGAAACTTCCCTTCCTCTGTTCCCACAACTTCTGCATTTctaccccctcccccacctctgtCATCCTTCCCTCATACAACAAGGTTCATGGATTGCACTGGCCAGGGTCTTGCATGCACTATTTTATgaaatcctcacaacagccttaTGAGGGAGGCATTTtatttattaccattttacagataagaagaaGACCGAATCTGGAGAGGTCACATCACTTGCCCAAGCTCAAGTGGTGAAGCTGGGATTTGAGCCTGATGTTCACGCTATCTACATTCCCTCCATCGTAATAGGAGCTCATCGCTAACACTGAGCACTCAGGGTTCTGAGCACTTTGCATAGGTTATCTCGATCCTACTCCAGCTTTGTGAACTAGAGGGGAGTAGTAGGATTATTTTAtaggtggggaaactgaagccAAGACAGGATTAGTGAATTGCCCACAGCCATACCCCAGCTGGTGGTGGAGTGGGATCTGGGCCCGGATCACACTGTTCTGTCATTGTCTTATTCCCTGTCTTCCCCTCTGTCTGGCAGACACCCCCAAGTGGGAATTGTGCCTGACTCACCTTCATGTGCTTGGGGACTGGTGTGATGTCCTCCACAACAGGGAGAGGTTGCTACATTCAACtgactttctgttttctcttccagCTGCCAAGGGGCCAAGGGATGAGCTGGGGCCCTCCTTCCCAATGGCATCTCCCCCTGGTCTGGAACTGAAGACACTGAGCAATGGTCCTCAAGCCCCAAGGAGATCAGCTCCCCTGGGCCCGGTGGCCCCATCCAGGGAGGGTGTGGAGAATGCCTGCTTCTCCTCAGAGGAGCACGAGACCCATTTCCAGAACCCTGGGAACACGAGACTGGGCAGCTCACCCAGTCCCTCTGGGGGTGTCTCCTCACTGCCCCGATCCCAGCGGGATGATCTGTCCCTGCATTcagaggaggggccaggcctgGAGCCCGTGAGTCGCCCGGTGGATTATGGCTTTGTTTCCGCCCTTGTTTTCCTGGTGAGTGGGATTCTTCTGGTGGTGACAGCATACGCCATCCCCCGTGAGGCTCGAGTCAATCCGGACACAGTGACAGCGCGAGAGATGGAACGACTAGAAATGTACTACGCCCGCCTAGGCTCCCACTTGGACAAGTGCATCATCGCAGGCCTGGGGCTGCTCACGGTGGGCGGCATGCTCTTGTCGGTGCTGCTCATGGTCTCCCTGTGCAAGGGCGAGCTGTACCGCCGGAGGACCTTCGTCCCCGGCAGGGGCTCCAGGAAGACCTATGGCTCCATTAACCTGCGCATGAGACAGCTCAATGGGGATGGGGGCCAGGCCCTGGTGGAGAATGAAGTTGTCCAGGTCTCAGAGACTAGCCACACCCTCCAGAGGTCTTAAGTACTCCCACCTTATCTGGCTGCTTTAGCTCCAGTGCCACAAGATCTCCCCACACCCGCTCCCCCGCCAAGGCCTGGGGTTTCCAACTGAGCTCACATAGGGGCTTGTGGAAGAAGTACTGGGTACTGGAGGGAGAGCTCGGCGCCCAGCCCATGCCCCACATGGGCAAGCAGCCCACTGGTCTGTTTTGTAGCTGAGGTTTTGCATACGGTTTTGTTTGGAGGATGGCTTCtgctgctaaaaatacaaaagtttggaAACCGCTGCTCTTGGAGGATGAGGTTTCTTGGCATTTCTGAAGACCGGGAGCTGTTTGAAAGGTTGCCCATCTCGTTCCCTCATGCCTTGGGAGTGAGGGACCTCTT comes from Macaca mulatta isolate MMU2019108-1 chromosome 10, T2T-MMU8v2.0, whole genome shotgun sequence and encodes:
- the TMEM74B gene encoding transmembrane protein 74B isoform X1; translated protein: MASPPGLELKTLSNGPQAPRRSAPLGPVAPSREGVENACFSSEEHETHFQNPGNTRLGSSPSPSGGVSSLPRSQRDDLSLHSEEGPGLEPVSRPVDYGFVSALVFLVSGILLVVTAYAIPREARVNPDTVTAREMERLEMYYARLGSHLDKCIIAGLGLLTVGGMLLSVLLMVSLCKGELYRRRTFVPGRGSRKTYGSINLRMRQLNGDGGQALVENEVVQVSETSHTLQRS